In Citrus sinensis cultivar Valencia sweet orange chromosome 2, DVS_A1.0, whole genome shotgun sequence, a single genomic region encodes these proteins:
- the LOC102627514 gene encoding uncharacterized protein LOC102627514: MAASLISKTLQSIRNPNAISSFTTFRTRHLCSVATVHQSPQYDDDPTTSFTFSSPSDKINENIYIKGRKQETASSSSSSVTMPMSFMTGSIVGKRFYEKVSTREADDGNGWTVMLDYRTLKTPSKRPLKLPTLGLAKAIGAEWDYQQTDGIRPFMMPLMKLACTALERVPLTRPKIIEHLMKKFNQDLVFCRAPADNDLTSGVHERQVQKIDPLLKWVESEFSFKPVVYSSFFGGKQEDGLIKTVENLMKKTDDYELAAIDAIAAAAHSLVIAIGIFRGKLQIEEAIELIRLEEDLQVDKWGLVEGGHDIDIADLRVQISSATVFLGLSRRN; this comes from the exons ATGGCAGCGTCACTTATATCAAAAACCCTACAATCTATCAGAAACCCTAACGCAATAAGCTCGTTCACTACATTTCGGACGCGCCACCTCTGCTCTGTCGCCACCGTCCACCAGTCACCGCAATACGACGACGACCCAACTACGTCCTTCACCTTCTCCTCCCCCTCCGACAAGATTAACGAGAACATCTACATTAAGGGACGGAAACAAGAAACggcgtcgtcgtcgtcgtcttCGGTGACGATGCCGATGTCGTTTATGACGGGGTCGATTGTGGGAAAGAGGTTTTATGAAAAAGTGAGCACCAGAGAAGCTGATGATGGAAATGGATGGACGGTGATGCTTGATTATCGCACGCTTAAGACTCCTTCTAAGAGACCCCTCAAGTTGCCCACTTTGGGCTTAGCTAAAGCCATTGGTGCTGAGTGGGACTATCAG CAAACAGATGGGATCAGACCCTTCATGATGCCTCTCATGAAACTTGCGTGTACTGCATTGGAGAGAGTTCCACTTACTCGtccaaaaattattgaacatttgatgaagaaatttaacCAAGATTTAGTCTTTTGTCGTGCTCCAGCTGATAATGATCTGACAAGTGGTGTGCATG AGCGGCAGGTACAGAAAATTGACCCATTACTTAAATGGGTGGAATCAGAATTCAGTTTTAAACCTGTAGTCTACTCGAGCTTTTTTGGTGGAAAGCAGGAGGATGGTCTCATTAAGACCGTAGAAAACCTTATGAAGAAAACAGATGACTATGAATTGGCAGCAATTGATGCAATTGCTGCAGCAGCACATTCTTTGGTCATCGCCATTGGTATCTTTCGTGGAAAATTGCAGATTGAGGAAGCGATTGAGTTGATCAGACTTGAAGAAGATTTGCAG GTGGACAAATGGGGTCTGGTTGAAGGCGGGCATGACATTGATATTGCTGATCTGAGGGTTCAAATCTCATCAGCTACTGTATTCCTTGGTCTTTCGAGGAGGAATTAA